The following are encoded together in the Gorilla gorilla gorilla isolate KB3781 chromosome 14, NHGRI_mGorGor1-v2.1_pri, whole genome shotgun sequence genome:
- the DCLK1 gene encoding serine/threonine-protein kinase DCLK1 isoform X7, with protein MLELIEVNGTPGSQLSTPRSGKSPSPSPTSPGSLRKQRDLYRPLSSDDLDSVGDSV; from the exons ttAATGGAACCCCTGGTAGTCAGCTCTCTACTCCGCGCTCAGGCAAGTCGCCAAGCCCATCACCCACCAGCCCAGGAAGCCTGCGGAAGCAGAGG GACCTGTACCGCCCCCTCTCTTCGGATGACTTGGATTCAGTAGGAGACTCAGTGTAA